Proteins encoded together in one Impatiens glandulifera chromosome 1, dImpGla2.1, whole genome shotgun sequence window:
- the LOC124920712 gene encoding transcription factor MYB35-like: protein MGRPPCCDQANVKKGAWTPDEDAKMLAYVANYGIGNWTLVPQKAGLNRCGKSCRLRWTNYLRPELKQHDFTPEEEELILDYHKAIGSRWSLIAKKLPGRTDNDVKNHWNTKLKKKLCKMGIDHITHKPLSQVFTDYGRINNINNNNNNNNNVNNTNVMSTSSGTLGRRSTTTTVNNDHSTAPYIVNNSFSLLTPRSSSQQIIIANQQPPLMITNLNNNNSNNNTLKSQLESCTSPTTSSSSNSCSFNHRPPAPSFCSNRNWLQPPPPPINNNNNSESSFMSTHSNVFDDHDHQNIIHHHQLAAGVLVQEKLVIDPFVDHDQSPRQFMTGAVGNINDQNQMLVAGCAGTSTTGDHIIRGGGGVNIYSSFTSSTSSSRSFVEEILDKDTRMRLEFPDFFTHFFSY, encoded by the exons atggggaGGCCTCCGTGCTGTGATCAAGCAAACGTGAAGAAGGGTGCTTGGACACCAGATGAAGATGCGAAGATGCTTGCATACGTAGCCAACTATGGAATCGGCAACTGGACTTTGGTTCCCCAAAAAGCAG GACTTAATCGATGCGGTAAGAGTTGCAGACTTCGATGGACTAACTATTTGAGGCCCGAACTTAAGCAGCATGATTTTACTCCTGAAGAAGAAGAGCTGATCCTTGATTACCACAAAGCAATTGGTAGTAGGTGGTCTTTGATAGCAAAGAAGCTCCCAGGAAGAACAGACAACGACGTGAAGAACCATTGGAACacaaaactaaagaagaagcTATGCAAGATGGGAATAGATCATATAACCCATAAGCCTTTATCTCAGGTCTTCACTGATTATGGACGCATcaacaacattaataataataataataataataataatgttaataacACCAACGTCATGAGTACCAGTTCGGGCACCCTCGGCCGCCGGTCGACCACTACCACTGTGAATAATGATCACAGTACCGCACCTTATATtgttaataattcattttctcTATTGACCCCCCGGTCTAGCTCTCAACAAATAATTATTGCAAACCAACAACCGCCACTCATGATCACAAACCTTAACAATAACAACAGCAACAACAACACTCTCAAGAGCCAATTAGAATCTTGTACTTCACCCACAACATCGTCATCTTCTAATTCCTGCAGTTTTAATCATCGACCTCCAGCTCCCTCCTTTTGCAGCAACAGAAACTGGCTGCAGCCGCCTCCTCCTCCtattaataataacaacaatTCAGAGTCAAGTTTCATGTCCACGCATAGCAACGTCTttgatgatcatgatcatcaGAATATCATCCACCACCACCAGCTTGCAGCAGGAGTACTAGTACAAGAGAAATTAGTCATCGACCCTTTTGTTGATCATGATCAATCCCCGCGCCAGTTCATGACCGGCGCCGTCGGGAATATTAACGATCAGAATCAGATGCTGGTTGCTGGATGTGCAGGTACTAGTACTACTGGTGATCATATTAtcagaggaggaggaggagttaATATTTATTCTTCTTTCACTTCATCAACATCGTCATCAAGATCATTTGTGGAGGAAATCCTTGATAAAGATACCAGGATGAGGCTCGAATTCCCTGACTTCTTTACTCATTTTTTTAGCTATTAG